One Bradyrhizobium zhanjiangense DNA segment encodes these proteins:
- the fabI gene encoding enoyl-ACP reductase FabI yields the protein MAQNSGLMQGKRGVILGVANNRSIAWGIAKACRAAGAELAFTYQGDALKKRVEPLAAEVGGLVLGHCDVTDAATIDAAFAVLKEKWGKIDFLVHAIAYGEQLDGRYVDTTQENFSKSMLISCYSFTAVAQRAEKLMTDGGSLITLSYYGAEKWMPHYNVMGVAKAALEASVRYLAADLGEKNIRVNAISAGPIKTLAASGIGDFRYILKWNEYNAPMRRNVSTEDVGGSALYFLSDLSRGVTGEVHHVDSGYHVLGMKRPDAPDISLGG from the coding sequence ATGGCGCAGAATTCAGGTCTGATGCAGGGCAAACGGGGCGTGATCCTCGGCGTTGCCAACAACCGATCGATCGCCTGGGGCATCGCCAAGGCATGCCGCGCGGCCGGTGCCGAGCTCGCCTTCACCTATCAGGGCGATGCGCTGAAGAAGCGTGTCGAGCCGCTCGCCGCGGAGGTCGGCGGTCTCGTGCTCGGCCATTGCGACGTCACGGATGCCGCGACCATCGACGCCGCCTTCGCGGTGCTGAAGGAGAAGTGGGGTAAGATCGACTTCCTGGTGCACGCGATCGCCTATGGCGAGCAGCTCGACGGCCGCTACGTCGACACCACGCAGGAGAACTTCTCGAAGTCGATGCTGATCTCCTGCTACTCGTTCACCGCGGTGGCGCAGCGCGCCGAGAAGCTGATGACCGACGGCGGCTCGCTCATCACGCTCAGCTATTACGGCGCCGAGAAATGGATGCCGCATTACAACGTCATGGGCGTGGCGAAAGCCGCGCTGGAAGCCAGCGTGCGCTATCTCGCCGCCGATCTCGGCGAGAAGAACATCCGCGTCAACGCGATCTCGGCAGGTCCGATCAAGACGCTCGCCGCCTCGGGCATCGGCGATTTCCGCTATATCCTGAAGTGGAACGAATACAACGCGCCGATGCGTCGCAACGTGTCGACCGAAGACGTCGGCGGCAGCGCGCTGTATTTCCTCTCCGACTTGTCGCGCGGCGTGACCGGCGAGGTGCACCACGTCGATTCCGGCTATCACGTGCTCGGCATGAAGCGCCCGGACGCGCCGGATATCTCACTCGGCGGGTAG
- a CDS encoding sigma-70 family RNA polymerase sigma factor, with translation MNAFRQSVETMIPALRRYARALTRDADAADDLVQDTLVRALRSERLFLGGDVRSWLYTILTNLNKNRRRSLARRPQFMPLTENNPDASGTEAEGRDIEKALATLVEEQRSVLLLVMLEGMSYREVADIQGVPIGTVMSRLARARAHVKASLEGARPALRRVK, from the coding sequence ATGAATGCGTTTCGCCAGAGTGTGGAAACCATGATCCCGGCGTTGCGCCGCTATGCCCGCGCACTCACGCGCGATGCGGATGCGGCCGACGATCTGGTACAGGATACGTTGGTACGCGCGCTGCGTTCTGAGCGTCTGTTCCTCGGGGGCGACGTCAGGAGCTGGCTCTACACGATCCTGACCAACCTCAACAAGAACCGGCGGCGCTCACTGGCTAGGCGGCCGCAATTCATGCCGCTGACGGAGAACAACCCGGATGCCAGCGGGACCGAGGCCGAAGGGCGCGACATCGAGAAGGCGCTGGCGACGCTGGTCGAGGAGCAGCGTTCGGTGCTGCTGCTGGTGATGCTGGAGGGCATGAGCTATCGCGAGGTCGCCGACATTCAGGGCGTGCCGATCGGCACCGTGATGTCGCGCCTGGCGCGCGCCCGCGCCCACGTCAAAGCCTCGCTGGAGGGCGCGCGCCCGGCGCTCAGGCGGGTGAAATGA
- a CDS encoding anti-sigma factor family protein, which translates to MNDRNIPITEDELHAYVDGELPAERRADVEAWLAAHPDEAERVQSWRAMAEMLHARYDAVAQEPVPARLELERLERRPRQWLYGAAAAVLVAFVAGGTAGWVAHGAANAPSTFQSFTADALDAHRLYVVEVRHPVEVGGNERDHLQAWLTRRCGWTVFAPNLEASGLKLVGGRLLPGPKGPASFLMYEGASGERYTIYTAKTENGATQMRYAKTDKDGALFWAERGVGYVVSGGADRDRLTKVAQAVYDQAEKHGT; encoded by the coding sequence ATGAACGACCGCAACATTCCGATCACCGAAGACGAGCTGCACGCCTATGTCGACGGCGAGCTGCCGGCCGAACGTCGCGCCGACGTCGAGGCCTGGCTTGCCGCCCATCCTGACGAGGCCGAGCGTGTGCAATCCTGGCGCGCCATGGCTGAGATGCTGCACGCCCGCTACGACGCCGTCGCCCAGGAGCCGGTGCCGGCACGGCTGGAGCTCGAGCGGCTGGAGCGACGCCCCCGGCAATGGCTCTATGGCGCCGCCGCGGCTGTGCTGGTTGCTTTCGTCGCCGGCGGCACGGCCGGCTGGGTCGCGCATGGTGCCGCCAACGCGCCCTCGACCTTCCAGAGCTTCACAGCCGACGCGCTCGACGCCCACCGCCTCTATGTCGTCGAGGTCCGCCACCCCGTCGAGGTCGGGGGCAACGAGCGCGACCATCTCCAGGCCTGGCTGACCCGGCGCTGCGGCTGGACCGTGTTCGCGCCAAACCTGGAGGCGAGCGGGCTGAAGCTCGTCGGCGGCCGGCTCTTGCCGGGGCCGAAAGGTCCGGCGTCGTTCCTGATGTATGAGGGCGCCTCGGGCGAGCGGTACACGATCTACACCGCCAAGACCGAGAATGGTGCGACGCAGATGCGCTACGCCAAAACGGACAAGGACGGGGCGCTGTTCTGGGCCGAGCGCGGCGTCGGTTACGTTGTCAGCGGCGGCGCCGACCGCGACCGGCTGACCAAGGTGGCGCAGGCCGTTTACGACCAGGCAGAGAAGCACGGCACCTAG
- a CDS encoding DnaJ C-terminal domain-containing protein codes for MRDPYEVLGVPRSANAAAIKSAYRKLAKKHHPDSNKGDPKAAERFAEINSANEILGDEDKRKQFDRGEIDAEGKPRFQGFPGGGGPRGRAGPGGFESYTFRSGGAGASPGGGAFEDILNSMFGGGMRGARPGAGGGAQFDFDTGGIGLDLDVNVAMSVSLEEAVKGGEKRVRLPTGKELNVKIPAGVAEGQQIRLRGQGESAQGHPPGDLLITINIAPHPHFKVEGTDLRIDLPVTLYEAVLGGKVRVPTLGNAVELSVPKNTSSGRTFRLKGKGLPKAGGAGDLFVVIRIMLPDGNDAELETLMEKWRDQHPYNPRSGLG; via the coding sequence ATGCGCGACCCCTATGAGGTCTTGGGGGTGCCGCGGAGCGCCAACGCTGCCGCCATCAAGAGCGCCTATCGCAAGCTTGCCAAGAAGCATCATCCCGACAGCAACAAGGGTGACCCGAAGGCCGCCGAGCGCTTCGCCGAGATCAACTCGGCCAACGAGATTCTCGGCGACGAGGACAAGCGCAAGCAGTTCGACCGCGGCGAGATCGACGCCGAGGGCAAGCCGCGCTTCCAGGGCTTTCCGGGGGGCGGCGGGCCGCGCGGGCGCGCGGGCCCCGGCGGGTTCGAGAGCTATACGTTCCGGAGCGGCGGTGCGGGTGCCAGCCCGGGCGGCGGCGCGTTCGAGGATATCCTCAACAGCATGTTCGGCGGTGGGATGCGTGGCGCGCGGCCCGGGGCCGGCGGCGGCGCCCAGTTCGACTTCGACACCGGCGGGATCGGGCTCGATCTCGACGTGAACGTTGCCATGTCCGTCTCTCTGGAAGAGGCGGTCAAGGGCGGCGAGAAACGCGTCCGGCTGCCCACGGGCAAGGAGCTGAACGTCAAGATTCCGGCCGGCGTCGCCGAAGGCCAGCAGATCCGGCTGAGGGGCCAGGGCGAGAGTGCGCAGGGCCATCCGCCCGGCGATCTCCTGATCACCATCAACATCGCGCCCCACCCCCACTTCAAGGTCGAGGGCACGGACTTGCGGATCGATCTGCCGGTCACGCTCTATGAGGCGGTGCTCGGCGGCAAGGTCCGCGTCCCCACCCTCGGCAATGCTGTGGAGCTCTCGGTCCCTAAAAACACATCCAGCGGCCGAACCTTCCGCCTCAAGGGCAAGGGGCTGCCGAAGGCCGGCGGAGCCGGAGACCTCTTCGTCGTCATCAGGATTATGCTACCGGACGGGAACGATGCCGAGCTTGAGACATTGATGGAAAAGTGGCGGGACCAACATCCCTACAATCCGCGTAGCGGGCTCGGCTAA
- a CDS encoding RT0821/Lpp0805 family surface protein, translated as MTMILIGLGAGGCSFSRNDSSAYAKADDSDLTGSIARPAKDAPPTETDLAFARNAASDVLSKGDKDSSQHWENPETGARGSVTPIAQSYAAEDGRKCRDFLASYVNGNTESWLQGAGCQSSRGRWEIHTLKPWRS; from the coding sequence ATGACGATGATTCTAATCGGGCTTGGTGCCGGCGGTTGCAGCTTTTCGCGCAACGACAGCAGTGCCTATGCCAAGGCCGACGACAGCGACCTGACCGGATCGATCGCGCGGCCGGCGAAGGACGCCCCGCCGACCGAGACCGATCTCGCCTTCGCCCGCAACGCCGCCTCCGACGTCCTCAGCAAGGGCGACAAGGATTCCAGCCAGCACTGGGAGAATCCGGAGACCGGGGCGCGGGGCTCGGTCACCCCGATCGCCCAATCCTATGCCGCGGAGGACGGCCGCAAGTGCCGCGACTTTCTGGCGAGCTACGTCAACGGCAATACCGAAAGCTGGCTCCAGGGCGCCGGCTGCCAAAGCAGCCGTGGCCGTTGGGAGATTCATACGCTAAAGCCGTGGCGGAGCTAG
- the pdxH gene encoding pyridoxamine 5'-phosphate oxidase, which yields MTDTTSMKHQTPLTSGDFTAADEPFALFESWLNEAIKSEPNDPNAMALATVDPDGLPDVRMVLMKGFDTEGFVFYSHIASQKGRELAANPKAALLFHWKSLRRQVRIRGNVTPVTDAEADAYFATRPKQAQIGAWASKQSEALESRFAFEQAIAKVAAKYVIGEVPRPPGWSGWRITPVRIEFWHDRPFRLHDRIEFRRDAAGQKWSKTRMYP from the coding sequence ATGACCGACACGACATCGATGAAACACCAGACACCCTTAACATCCGGTGATTTCACCGCCGCCGACGAGCCATTTGCGTTGTTCGAGTCCTGGCTGAACGAGGCGATCAAGAGCGAGCCGAACGATCCGAACGCAATGGCGCTCGCGACCGTCGACCCGGACGGGCTTCCGGACGTGCGCATGGTGCTGATGAAGGGTTTCGATACCGAGGGTTTCGTCTTCTACAGCCACATCGCCAGCCAGAAGGGCCGCGAACTCGCCGCAAATCCTAAGGCAGCATTACTTTTTCACTGGAAGTCGCTGCGCCGTCAGGTCCGCATCCGCGGCAACGTGACGCCGGTGACCGACGCCGAGGCCGATGCCTATTTCGCCACCCGCCCCAAGCAGGCCCAGATCGGCGCCTGGGCGAGCAAGCAATCCGAGGCGCTGGAGAGCCGCTTCGCCTTCGAGCAGGCCATCGCCAAAGTCGCGGCCAAATACGTCATCGGCGAGGTGCCGCGGCCGCCGGGCTGGAGCGGCTGGCGCATCACGCCGGTGCGCATCGAGTTCTGGCACGACCGCCCATTCCGCCTGCACGACCGCATCGAATTTCGCCGTGACGCGGCCGGCCAGAAGTGGTCCAAGACGCGGATGTATCCTTGA
- a CDS encoding SDR family NAD(P)-dependent oxidoreductase: MPHSSNVPRRTLLLTGASRGIGHATVIRFSSAGWRVITCSRHAFPEDCPWDAGPEDHIQVDLGDPVDTARAISEIRRRLEGGTLHALVNNAAISPKGAGGARLGSVDTDLDTWTHVFNVNFFAPIMMARGLIEELKAARGSVVNVTSIAGSRVHPFAGAAYATSKAALAALTREMASDFGRIGVRVNAIAPGEIDTSILSPGTEKIVEQQIPMHRLGTPDEVAKIIYVLCTDTSSYVNGAEIHINGGQHV, translated from the coding sequence ATGCCGCATTCGTCCAATGTGCCGCGTCGTACGCTGCTCCTGACCGGAGCCAGCCGCGGCATCGGCCACGCCACCGTGATCCGTTTCTCCTCGGCCGGCTGGCGCGTCATCACCTGCTCACGGCATGCCTTCCCGGAGGACTGCCCGTGGGATGCAGGCCCCGAGGACCATATCCAGGTCGACCTCGGCGATCCCGTGGATACGGCGCGCGCGATCTCCGAGATCCGCCGCCGGCTCGAGGGCGGCACGCTGCATGCGCTGGTCAACAACGCCGCGATCTCGCCGAAGGGCGCGGGCGGCGCGCGGCTCGGCTCGGTCGACACCGATCTCGACACCTGGACGCATGTCTTCAACGTCAACTTCTTCGCGCCGATCATGATGGCGCGCGGGCTGATCGAGGAATTGAAGGCGGCCAGGGGATCGGTCGTGAACGTCACCTCGATCGCAGGCTCGCGCGTGCATCCCTTCGCGGGCGCCGCCTACGCGACGTCCAAAGCCGCGCTCGCCGCGCTGACGCGCGAAATGGCTTCCGACTTCGGCCGCATCGGCGTGCGCGTCAACGCGATCGCGCCCGGCGAGATCGACACCTCGATCCTCTCGCCCGGCACCGAGAAGATCGTCGAGCAGCAAATCCCGATGCATCGCCTCGGCACGCCCGACGAGGTCGCCAAGATCATCTACGTGCTGTGCACGGACACGAGCTCCTACGTCAACGGCGCCGAGATCCACATCAACGGCGGCCAGCACGTTTGA
- a CDS encoding magnesium transporter CorA family protein: protein MFSVFVPSEASLKKAVIEDLTALPESAVWIDLVNPSAAEDKAVERLAGIAIPTREDMQEIEISSRLYIENGARYMTATLMCHSDTDMPRTTAVTFILGDHRLVTVRYDLPKPFALVEAKLGRSCTPSITGEMVLMELLDAVIDRCADILERCGAEIDQVSHDIFEPESERHGHAKQYSQILISIGRKGDLTSKVRESLVSIGRVVTFLSAVVEGVKWSKDMREQLKTMQRDVASLTDHASYLSNKITFVLDAMLGVVNLEQNNIIKLFSVMAVVLMPPTLIASIYGMNFKVMPELEWIHGYPMALVMMLVAAIVPYWIFKWKKWL, encoded by the coding sequence ATGTTTTCGGTGTTTGTTCCCTCCGAGGCCTCCCTCAAGAAGGCCGTCATCGAAGATCTCACCGCGCTGCCGGAGAGCGCGGTTTGGATCGACCTCGTCAACCCGAGCGCGGCCGAGGACAAGGCGGTGGAGCGGCTGGCGGGCATCGCCATCCCGACCCGGGAAGATATGCAGGAGATCGAGATCTCCAGCCGGCTCTATATCGAGAACGGCGCGCGCTACATGACCGCGACGCTGATGTGCCACTCCGATACCGACATGCCCCGGACCACGGCGGTGACCTTCATCCTCGGCGACCACCGCCTGGTGACGGTGCGCTACGATTTGCCGAAGCCATTCGCCCTGGTCGAGGCCAAGCTCGGTCGCTCCTGCACGCCTTCCATCACCGGCGAGATGGTGCTGATGGAACTCCTGGACGCCGTGATCGACCGCTGCGCCGACATTCTGGAGCGCTGCGGCGCCGAGATCGACCAGGTCTCGCACGACATCTTCGAGCCCGAGAGTGAGCGCCACGGCCACGCCAAGCAATATTCCCAGATCCTGATCTCGATCGGCCGCAAGGGCGATCTGACATCGAAGGTTCGGGAGAGCCTGGTGTCGATCGGCCGCGTCGTGACCTTCCTGTCCGCAGTGGTCGAAGGCGTGAAATGGTCGAAGGACATGCGCGAGCAGCTCAAGACCATGCAGCGCGATGTGGCCTCGCTGACCGATCACGCATCCTATCTCTCCAACAAGATCACCTTCGTGCTCGACGCCATGCTCGGCGTCGTCAATCTCGAGCAGAACAACATCATCAAGCTATTCTCGGTCATGGCTGTTGTCCTGATGCCGCCGACGCTGATCGCCTCGATCTACGGCATGAACTTCAAGGTGATGCCGGAACTCGAATGGATCCACGGCTATCCGATGGCGCTGGTGATGATGCTGGTGGCAGCGATCGTCCCGTACTGGATCTTCAAGTGGAAGAAGTGGCTCTGA